TGTTTCTTTCATTAAATTCTTTTTTTAATATATCCATATATACTTCGTCATAAACTTTATTATTTATAGGATATGCATCTCTTCGATGACCAATTGTTTTAAATCCAGAACTTTCATACATAGCTATGGCTTTCTCATTAAAATCAATAGTATATAACATAACATTATTTAAATTTAAGATATTGAATGCAAATTTAAGTAGTAAATTAACAGATTCTTTTCCATATCCTTTTGATTGGAAAGATTTATCTAACAAAAGACCTAAAGTAGCTTTTCCATGGACAAAATCTACATCATATAGTAATCCAATTCCAATAGCCTGCTCTTTTTCAGAAACATT
This genomic stretch from Methanobrevibacter sp. TMH8 harbors:
- a CDS encoding GNAT family protein, yielding MTYVNKLDGDRIFLSLSQKEDLNLYNDWLNDFEINLTFGRSHIVFNEEEQAKYIEDYNNSNDKFFFVIVKKGNVSEKEQAIGIGLLYDVDFVHGKATLGLLLDKSFQSKGYGKESVNLLLKFAFNILNLNNVMLYTIDFNEKAIAMYESSGFKTIGHRRDAYPINNKVYDEVYMDILKKEFNERNNS